One region of Chitinophaga varians genomic DNA includes:
- a CDS encoding VOC family protein, whose protein sequence is MKISHLDHLVLTVADIEATCRFYQEILGMEIQTFANNRKALKFGQQKINLHQKGNEFEPKATHPTPGSADLCFITGTPIREVKEELINKNIPLLESEVKRTGANGPIISVYFRDPDGNLIEVSNYL, encoded by the coding sequence ATGAAAATATCACACCTCGACCACCTCGTCCTTACCGTCGCCGACATAGAGGCCACCTGCCGCTTCTACCAGGAAATTCTGGGCATGGAAATCCAAACCTTCGCCAATAACCGCAAAGCCCTCAAATTCGGCCAACAAAAAATCAATCTGCATCAAAAAGGAAATGAATTTGAGCCGAAGGCTACACATCCAACACCCGGCTCGGCGGACCTCTGCTTTATAACGGGAACACCTATACGCGAAGTAAAAGAGGAGCTGATCAATAAAAATATTCCCCTCCTGGAATCAGAAGTAAAGAGAACAGGCGCCAACGGCCCTATTATCTCTGTTTACTTCCGGGACCCGGACGGGAATCTCATCGAAGTGAGCAATTATCTGTAA
- a CDS encoding chloramphenicol acetyltransferase, with protein sequence MKQQLDINTWARKDHFQFFSQFEEPFFGVCVNVDCTRAYFTSKANGYSFFLYYLHKAMVAMNVIEPFRYRIIDKEVWVYDHIGPSPTINRPDGTFGFAYFPYHPDFKTFAVTAGEEAERVRNSTGLVPAVSGENVVHCSSMPWIEFTSLSHARSFSFKDSCPKISFGKMTEKEGKMMMPVSVHVHHALMDGYHVGLFLEEFQRQLDI encoded by the coding sequence ATGAAACAACAACTGGACATCAACACCTGGGCCAGAAAAGACCATTTTCAGTTTTTTAGTCAGTTCGAGGAGCCTTTCTTTGGGGTATGCGTAAACGTGGACTGTACCCGTGCGTATTTTACATCAAAGGCAAACGGGTATTCCTTTTTCCTGTACTACCTGCATAAAGCCATGGTAGCCATGAACGTTATAGAACCGTTCCGCTACCGTATCATCGATAAAGAGGTGTGGGTATATGACCATATCGGTCCTTCGCCTACCATCAACCGGCCGGACGGTACTTTCGGCTTTGCCTATTTTCCGTACCATCCTGATTTTAAGACGTTCGCAGTCACCGCAGGAGAAGAAGCAGAAAGGGTGCGGAACAGCACCGGGCTGGTGCCTGCGGTATCGGGAGAAAACGTGGTGCACTGTTCTTCCATGCCATGGATTGAGTTCACCTCACTATCACATGCCCGCAGTTTTTCTTTTAAAGACAGTTGCCCTAAAATATCTTTCGGTAAGATGACCGAAAAAGAAGGGAAGATGATGATGCCGGTGTCTGTACATGTACACCATGCACTGATGGACGGATACCATGTAGGGCTGTTCCTGGAGGAGTTCCAGCGGCAGCTGGATATTTAG
- the uvrA gene encoding excinuclease ABC subunit UvrA has protein sequence MRKTTGNPASPEQQGFLRVRGAREHNLKNVDLDIPRDALVVFTGVSGSGKSSLAFGTLYAEAQRRYLESVSPYARRLFHQMSVPEVDEITGLPPAVALQQQRGLPTTRSSVGSVTTLSNLLRMLYSRAGHYPKGQPHLEAEAFSPNTPAGACPQCHGLGRVYEVTERSMVPDDTLTIRERAIASWPTAWYGQNLRDILITLGYDVDKPWKELPKKDRDWILFTEEQPVVPVYPGFTHEEVKRAIKQKVEPSYMGTFSGARRYVLHTFANTESASMKKRVSQYMVSTECPTCHGKRLQPASLSVTFAGMDIGEIARLPLSRLTELMRPYGEGKVNNNTDHPERAIVAQRIAADLVGRLEVLLDLGLGYLLLERSTPTLSPGELQRLRLATQVRSNLFGVVYVLDEPSAGLHPADTAALLRALERLKASGNSLFVVEHDLDVIRHADWIVDVGPAAGEHGGHILYSGPTAGLAAVKASRTREYLFAEEKTAPRSVRKPAGWLQLEGVTRNNLHELAAAFPLGCMTTVTGISGSGKSSLVSQVLVELVATQLGMDLAAETEEGDGLDQPAPITLGGHITGGMEHIKRLVQVDQKPIGRTPRSNLATYTGLFDHVRKLFADTKTARARKYDAGRFSFNVAKGRCETCQGEGFVMVELLFLPSVYAPCPTCHGARYNAKTLEIVYKDRNIAEVLELTVDAAYEFFSDDPKIHRSLSVLREVGLGYLRLGQPATQLSGGEAQRIKLATELQRMGRGDTLYVLDEPTTGLHPSDTEKLVAQLEGLVDAGNTVIVVEHDMRVVAASDWVIDIGPGAGEEGGHIVAAGTPATVAKAKGSRTAPYLASFLRG, from the coding sequence ATGCGAAAAACAACAGGAAACCCTGCATCACCAGAACAACAAGGATTTTTGCGTGTACGTGGAGCGCGCGAGCATAACCTCAAAAATGTAGACCTCGATATACCCAGAGACGCGCTGGTGGTGTTTACCGGCGTGTCCGGCTCGGGCAAGTCATCACTGGCGTTTGGCACCCTCTACGCGGAGGCGCAGCGTCGTTACCTGGAGTCAGTATCGCCGTACGCACGCCGGTTGTTTCATCAGATGTCGGTGCCGGAGGTGGATGAAATCACCGGGCTGCCACCGGCCGTGGCGTTGCAGCAACAGCGGGGACTGCCCACTACGCGGTCTTCCGTAGGCAGCGTCACCACCTTGTCCAACCTGCTACGTATGCTTTATTCCAGGGCCGGACATTATCCCAAAGGGCAGCCACACCTCGAAGCGGAAGCATTTTCACCTAACACACCGGCGGGCGCCTGCCCGCAATGCCACGGCCTGGGCCGGGTGTATGAAGTGACGGAACGCTCCATGGTGCCGGACGATACGCTGACCATCCGCGAACGTGCCATCGCTTCGTGGCCTACCGCCTGGTACGGGCAGAACCTGCGCGATATCCTTATCACCCTGGGCTATGATGTGGACAAACCATGGAAAGAGCTGCCCAAAAAGGACCGCGACTGGATACTGTTTACCGAAGAACAACCTGTGGTGCCTGTATATCCCGGTTTCACGCATGAAGAGGTGAAGCGGGCCATCAAACAAAAAGTAGAACCTTCCTATATGGGCACCTTCTCCGGCGCCCGTCGTTATGTGTTACATACGTTTGCCAATACAGAAAGCGCTTCCATGAAGAAAAGGGTATCACAGTACATGGTGAGTACGGAATGCCCCACCTGTCATGGTAAACGGCTGCAGCCGGCTTCGCTGTCGGTGACTTTCGCGGGAATGGACATCGGGGAGATTGCCCGCCTGCCGCTGTCACGGCTGACGGAACTGATGCGTCCTTACGGGGAAGGGAAAGTCAATAACAACACCGATCATCCGGAAAGGGCCATTGTGGCCCAACGCATTGCGGCAGACCTGGTAGGGCGGCTGGAGGTGTTGCTGGACCTGGGGCTTGGATACCTTCTCCTGGAACGCAGCACGCCTACGTTATCGCCCGGTGAGCTACAACGGTTAAGACTGGCCACACAGGTGCGCTCTAATCTCTTTGGCGTAGTATATGTGCTGGATGAGCCTTCTGCCGGTCTGCATCCGGCGGATACCGCCGCCCTGTTGCGCGCGCTTGAAAGACTGAAGGCCTCCGGCAATTCTCTCTTTGTGGTAGAGCATGATCTGGACGTGATCCGGCATGCAGACTGGATAGTGGACGTGGGTCCCGCTGCCGGCGAGCATGGCGGACATATTCTGTATAGCGGCCCTACTGCCGGACTGGCAGCTGTGAAAGCCTCCCGTACACGTGAATACCTTTTCGCAGAAGAAAAGACAGCACCCCGTTCCGTTCGTAAGCCAGCCGGTTGGCTGCAACTGGAGGGCGTGACGCGCAATAACCTCCATGAGCTGGCCGCTGCATTTCCCTTAGGCTGTATGACCACCGTGACGGGCATTTCCGGCTCCGGTAAGTCCAGCCTTGTCAGCCAGGTGCTGGTGGAGCTGGTGGCCACGCAGCTGGGCATGGACCTCGCTGCTGAAACGGAAGAAGGGGATGGGCTGGACCAACCGGCGCCCATCACGCTGGGAGGACACATCACCGGGGGCATGGAACACATCAAACGCCTGGTGCAGGTAGACCAGAAACCCATTGGCCGTACGCCCCGTTCTAACCTGGCCACTTATACCGGATTGTTTGATCATGTGCGGAAGCTGTTTGCCGACACGAAGACAGCCCGTGCGCGTAAATATGATGCCGGCAGGTTTTCCTTCAACGTAGCGAAAGGACGTTGTGAAACCTGTCAGGGTGAAGGTTTTGTGATGGTGGAACTGCTGTTCCTGCCCAGTGTTTATGCGCCTTGTCCTACCTGCCATGGCGCCCGGTACAATGCGAAGACACTAGAGATCGTCTATAAAGACAGAAACATTGCTGAGGTGCTGGAGCTGACGGTCGATGCGGCTTACGAATTCTTTTCCGATGATCCGAAAATACACCGTTCGCTCAGTGTGCTGCGGGAAGTGGGGCTCGGGTATCTGCGTCTCGGTCAGCCGGCCACGCAGCTGTCGGGCGGCGAAGCGCAGCGCATTAAACTGGCGACGGAGCTACAACGTATGGGACGAGGAGACACCTTGTATGTACTCGACGAGCCCACCACCGGCCTGCATCCGTCCGATACGGAAAAACTCGTTGCCCAGCTGGAAGGGCTCGTGGATGCCGGCAATACCGTCATCGTTGTGGAGCATGACATGCGGGTGGTGGCTGCCAGTGACTGGGTGATCGATATCGGTCCCGGCGCAGGTGAAGAAGGCGGTCATATTGTCGCTGCCGGTACGCCGGCCACGGTGGCCAAAGCGAAGGGTAGCCGCACTGCCCCTTATCTGGCCAGCTTCCTGCGTGGATAA
- a CDS encoding Crp/Fnr family transcriptional regulator, translating to MSQLIMIHTNRAILTFIENQLTEAEKKDRVFLQSWPAGSHLLKQGQGNKYVFVQQTGLSKVHITEDNGKDFIVQFLGEGELLGEIEVIQKTPNLTTVTALTEVTAWCITTDYFAYLITHNAELNRLLLLSLAHRLNQTSARASYQQVYPAEYAMLKLLSVLATQQTSFAKKDLADYLGVSVRSFNRSLKQLRERSIVHPDSFDLYIERDVFERLMREYGE from the coding sequence TTGTCCCAGCTCATCATGATACATACCAATCGCGCAATATTAACATTCATTGAAAACCAGCTGACGGAAGCCGAGAAAAAGGACCGGGTATTTCTACAGTCATGGCCCGCCGGCAGTCACCTGCTGAAGCAGGGGCAGGGCAACAAGTACGTCTTTGTACAACAGACAGGGCTTTCCAAAGTTCACATCACAGAAGACAACGGGAAAGATTTTATTGTCCAGTTTTTGGGAGAAGGGGAACTGCTGGGAGAAATTGAAGTGATTCAAAAGACACCGAACCTGACCACCGTGACAGCCCTCACGGAAGTAACCGCCTGGTGTATCACTACCGATTATTTTGCCTACCTGATCACGCATAACGCGGAACTGAACAGGCTGCTGCTGTTATCACTCGCGCACCGGCTGAATCAGACCTCCGCCCGCGCGTCCTATCAACAGGTTTACCCGGCGGAATATGCCATGCTGAAATTGTTGTCTGTCCTGGCCACCCAACAGACCAGCTTCGCTAAAAAAGACCTGGCCGATTACCTGGGCGTATCGGTGAGAAGTTTTAACCGCTCCCTCAAACAACTGCGGGAAAGAAGTATTGTTCACCCGGATAGCTTTGACCTGTATATTGAAAGAGATGTGTTTGAACGACTGATGCGGGAATACGGGGAGTAA
- a CDS encoding T9SS type A sorting domain-containing protein: MLSKFYPFRKILCLALFFSCLLLHSARAQTYANSQTNGVTGLCLLCGVTTPENAVNSNPDDFSTFNISVGLLGVTVYQTLIFPSGSTAGCDSLVIGVGSGNSLLSVNLVGGVTVQTFNGAVANNDAHVVDTSNFRSWGNNRGEIRLKPAASFDRVKVTLSSSLVGLLNALQLYYAYRKPALPPPVMADTIQLCKGDTAAIAASVPAGTTVHWYNAPTGGTLLYTGASYKVSPAVTTTYYADAALSGCTSARKSTTVKVNPKPANPEFSVTPSIICSSIGIGVANYTPDVYYNVRTVYTGIDGLLLDSSFTVPNSDTVVVRDLGAYLNVTVNLYIQAVNKITGCRSDTVMQTMIFGAHGTYADVDTNNVTICKGDSITLHAYGHGQAGNTVLNIRWYSVPTGGTELHRGQYFTVAPPDTTNYYVVPGYYCEYPRRTKVTVNVRKLPEPVFSVPQGMTCGVTKIKIQNYQPGYSYNVRVRFRYSPQILHDTSFFVPRTDTFSTPPFLPPLPAAVDIWVQAVDSITGCRSDSAYRRMNTDGYAQKPSVTSDSVIICRGDSVVLHAFAPIYTLARIRWYDVPTGGSRLFTGGDYKVSPQNTTVYYAAAGYGCEYPERTPVKVVVTPCVRQVSARLQKDITLKHTLELFPNPSAGEVRLNTSKLSPGSLIIVRNIHGVEVQRSILTGNSLALSTQLANGIYFIEIRNGVNEVYRGRVVLKR; this comes from the coding sequence ATGTTATCCAAATTTTACCCTTTCAGAAAAATATTGTGCCTGGCTCTTTTTTTCAGCTGCTTATTGTTGCACAGTGCCCGCGCGCAGACATATGCCAACAGCCAGACCAACGGCGTCACGGGTTTGTGCCTGTTATGCGGGGTTACCACTCCGGAGAATGCTGTCAACAGCAATCCCGATGATTTTTCGACCTTCAATATCAGCGTGGGGTTGCTGGGCGTTACAGTGTACCAGACGCTGATCTTCCCTTCCGGCAGCACTGCCGGCTGTGATTCACTAGTGATAGGCGTCGGCAGCGGTAATTCCCTGTTGTCAGTCAACCTGGTAGGAGGTGTCACCGTACAGACATTTAACGGCGCCGTGGCCAACAATGATGCCCATGTGGTTGACACCAGCAATTTCCGCTCCTGGGGCAATAACCGCGGAGAGATCAGGCTAAAGCCGGCAGCCTCCTTTGACCGGGTGAAGGTGACATTGTCCAGCAGTCTTGTGGGACTGCTCAATGCCTTGCAGCTCTACTACGCCTATCGTAAACCTGCATTACCGCCACCGGTAATGGCTGACACTATTCAGCTGTGCAAAGGCGACACCGCTGCCATAGCTGCTTCAGTGCCAGCCGGTACCACCGTGCATTGGTATAATGCGCCCACAGGCGGCACGTTGCTTTATACCGGCGCCAGCTACAAAGTGAGCCCTGCCGTTACTACTACCTATTATGCAGATGCTGCATTGAGCGGATGTACCAGTGCCCGTAAAAGCACAACGGTAAAGGTAAACCCGAAACCTGCCAATCCTGAATTTTCGGTGACGCCAAGTATTATCTGTAGCAGCATTGGCATAGGTGTCGCCAATTATACGCCGGATGTGTATTATAATGTTCGTACGGTATATACCGGCATTGACGGACTATTGCTTGATTCGTCGTTTACGGTGCCAAACAGCGATACGGTTGTTGTCCGGGACCTGGGCGCTTACCTGAATGTGACTGTCAATCTTTATATACAGGCTGTTAACAAAATTACCGGATGCCGTTCCGATACCGTGATGCAGACAATGATATTCGGTGCGCACGGCACCTATGCCGATGTGGACACCAATAATGTTACCATTTGTAAAGGAGATAGTATCACCCTCCATGCTTATGGTCACGGGCAGGCGGGTAATACTGTACTCAATATACGCTGGTACAGTGTGCCCACCGGAGGCACGGAGTTGCACAGAGGGCAGTATTTTACAGTAGCGCCGCCGGACACAACAAATTACTACGTAGTTCCGGGTTACTATTGTGAATACCCCAGACGCACGAAAGTGACGGTGAATGTGCGCAAACTGCCGGAGCCTGTTTTCAGTGTCCCACAGGGAATGACATGCGGCGTCACTAAAATAAAAATACAGAATTATCAACCGGGTTATAGCTATAACGTGCGGGTAAGGTTCCGGTATTCTCCGCAGATATTGCATGATACCTCTTTCTTTGTGCCCCGTACCGATACGTTTTCCACGCCGCCTTTCCTGCCACCATTGCCGGCGGCGGTAGACATATGGGTGCAGGCTGTGGATTCAATAACGGGATGCCGGTCGGATTCTGCCTACCGTCGCATGAACACGGACGGGTATGCACAAAAGCCTTCAGTAACTTCAGACAGTGTGATCATCTGCAGAGGTGACAGCGTTGTGCTGCATGCATTTGCGCCCATCTATACACTGGCGCGCATTCGTTGGTACGACGTGCCTACTGGTGGCAGCAGACTGTTTACCGGTGGCGACTACAAAGTAAGTCCGCAAAATACTACGGTGTACTATGCGGCGGCCGGCTACGGATGCGAATATCCTGAACGCACACCGGTGAAGGTAGTAGTAACCCCCTGTGTACGTCAGGTATCTGCACGGCTGCAAAAGGATATAACGTTAAAGCATACACTGGAATTGTTTCCTAACCCCAGCGCCGGTGAAGTAAGATTGAATACCAGCAAACTATCTCCGGGCAGCCTGATCATTGTGCGAAATATTCACGGCGTGGAAGTGCAGCGGAGTATACTTACAGGCAACAGCCTTGCGCTTTCGACGCAACTGGCCAACGGTATTTATTTTATTGAGATAAGGAACGGTGTAAATGAGGTATACAGAGGCCGGGTTGTACTGAAACGATAA
- a CDS encoding sulfatase-like hydrolase/transferase, producing the protein MKKTFLWLLPALLSLQLSAQQRKPNVIFILADDMGYGDASCYGSPQIRTPQLDRLAREGFRSTGFMVSAPSCTPSRASLLTGRYPDKVNMPYAVAPGDSHALADSIFTLAKMFKANHYQTMMIGKWHLGDKANSRPLSHGFDHFFGMLYSHDYQSPFVNTDTTLAVFHDNTRVIEKPDYSKLMGWYTDSALAYINRAGRSSQPFFLYLPFPMPHAPLAVPQEWAGKSRAGLYGDVIEQQDACIGKIIALLRQLKLDKNTIVMFTSDNGPWNAMPDRMLQRDIVKPWDHGSTGPFRGGKANTYEGGHREPFIAWAPGRIPAGIEGDQPFIINDILPTLATATGYTQPLPANLDGINCWGHITGRQPQLPQRPLFYLSALGKLEAVRLGDWKLRIATAEKGKTPEVELYNLTLDNSEKHNVAGKYPEIVSSMKQLLDKY; encoded by the coding sequence ATGAAGAAAACGTTTTTATGGCTGCTGCCGGCGCTGTTGTCCTTACAGCTCTCCGCCCAGCAGCGCAAGCCTAATGTGATCTTTATCCTGGCCGATGATATGGGTTATGGCGATGCCAGCTGCTATGGCAGTCCGCAGATCCGTACACCGCAGCTAGACCGCTTGGCTAGAGAGGGTTTCCGCAGCACCGGCTTTATGGTGTCTGCACCGTCTTGTACGCCCAGCCGCGCTTCTTTGCTGACCGGCCGTTATCCCGATAAAGTGAACATGCCTTATGCCGTGGCGCCGGGTGACAGTCACGCGCTGGCAGACAGTATTTTTACCCTCGCCAAAATGTTTAAGGCCAATCATTACCAGACCATGATGATCGGCAAATGGCACCTGGGCGATAAGGCCAATAGCCGTCCGCTGTCACACGGCTTCGACCATTTTTTCGGCATGCTGTACAGCCACGATTACCAGTCGCCTTTTGTGAACACAGACACCACGCTGGCCGTCTTCCACGATAATACCCGTGTCATCGAAAAACCGGATTACAGTAAACTGATGGGCTGGTACACCGACAGCGCGCTGGCTTACATCAACCGCGCCGGCAGGAGCAGCCAGCCGTTTTTCCTGTACCTGCCTTTCCCGATGCCGCATGCGCCGCTGGCCGTTCCGCAGGAATGGGCGGGCAAGTCACGGGCAGGGCTATACGGCGATGTGATTGAACAGCAGGACGCCTGTATCGGAAAAATCATTGCCTTGCTGCGCCAGCTGAAGCTGGACAAGAACACTATCGTGATGTTCACCAGTGACAACGGTCCATGGAACGCCATGCCCGACCGCATGTTGCAGCGTGATATCGTAAAACCATGGGACCATGGCTCCACCGGCCCTTTCCGCGGTGGCAAGGCCAATACCTACGAAGGCGGTCACCGTGAGCCGTTCATTGCCTGGGCGCCTGGCCGTATCCCTGCGGGCATCGAAGGGGACCAACCTTTTATTATCAATGACATTTTGCCCACGCTGGCTACCGCTACCGGCTATACGCAGCCGTTGCCCGCTAACCTGGACGGGATCAATTGCTGGGGACATATTACCGGCCGGCAGCCACAGCTGCCGCAAAGACCGCTCTTTTATCTGAGCGCGCTCGGTAAACTGGAAGCCGTTCGCCTCGGTGACTGGAAACTGCGCATCGCTACTGCGGAAAAAGGCAAAACGCCTGAAGTGGAGTTGTATAACCTGACACTGGACAACAGTGAAAAACATAATGTGGCGGGCAAGTACCCGGAGATTGTATCGTCGATGAAACAGTTGCTGGATAAATATTAA
- a CDS encoding HAD family hydrolase: protein MKGIQTIAFDADDTLWVNEPYFREVENKFCGLLEDYLPHHTVEQELFKTEMQNLSLYGYGVKAFMLAMIETILRVTENAANPVLIAKVLEYGKEQLNKDIELLDGVKDVLEALKGKYRLVVATKGDLLDQERKLNKSGLAHYFHHIEIMSDKQEKDYRKLLRHLDCPPEGFLMIGNSIKSDILPVLAIGGHAIHIPYHTVWAHEVVEGEVKDERFYSFENITAILPKLLS, encoded by the coding sequence ATGAAAGGCATACAAACCATCGCCTTCGACGCTGATGACACCTTATGGGTCAATGAACCATATTTCCGGGAAGTAGAGAACAAATTCTGCGGCCTGCTGGAAGACTATCTGCCGCATCATACCGTAGAGCAGGAGCTGTTTAAAACAGAGATGCAGAACCTGTCGCTGTACGGTTACGGCGTAAAAGCATTCATGCTGGCAATGATAGAAACCATCCTGCGCGTAACGGAGAACGCCGCCAATCCGGTATTGATTGCTAAAGTGCTCGAATATGGCAAAGAGCAGCTGAATAAAGACATAGAACTGCTGGACGGTGTGAAGGACGTCCTCGAAGCCCTTAAAGGCAAATACCGCCTCGTAGTGGCCACCAAAGGCGACCTGCTGGACCAGGAACGGAAACTCAATAAATCCGGTCTCGCCCACTATTTCCATCATATCGAAATCATGAGCGACAAACAGGAAAAAGACTACCGCAAACTGTTGCGTCACCTGGACTGTCCGCCGGAAGGTTTTCTGATGATCGGCAACTCTATCAAATCAGATATTTTACCGGTGCTGGCCATCGGCGGGCATGCCATTCACATTCCTTATCATACCGTATGGGCACATGAAGTAGTGGAAGGGGAAGTGAAAGACGAAAGATTTTATTCATTTGAAAACATTACGGCCATACTGCCGAAACTATTGTCATGA